One genomic region from Muriicola soli encodes:
- a CDS encoding PSP1 domain-containing protein: MGCSSCSTGKDGQPRGCKNNGTCGTDGCNKLTVFDWLSNMSLPNGEKPFDCVEVRFKNSRKEFFRVPEDISLSIGDIVATQAKSGHDVGMITLAGELVRIQMKKKKVANDDQLPKVYRKATQKDIDKWQKCRDKEDEIKKRSREMAILLRLQMKISDVEFQGDGSKATFYYTADERVDFRQLIKDMAKAFGIRIEMRQIGYRQEAQRLGGIGSCGRELCCSTWLTDFRSVSTSAARYQQLSLNPQKLAGQCGKLKCCLNYELDMYMDALKDFPSQDSKLHTEKGTAFCQKTDIFKGLLWFSYKDDPSHWHTLTKDQVHEIITKNKKKEKVASLELYAVDNLEKETTLFENTVGQDSLTRFDRPKNKNRRKKNKKRRKHIKPSQKNG; encoded by the coding sequence ATGGGTTGTAGCAGTTGTTCAACCGGAAAGGATGGACAACCTAGAGGATGCAAGAACAATGGTACTTGCGGTACAGATGGTTGTAATAAATTAACGGTTTTTGACTGGCTTTCAAACATGTCACTCCCCAATGGCGAAAAGCCATTTGACTGTGTTGAGGTCAGGTTTAAAAATAGCAGAAAGGAATTCTTCAGAGTTCCTGAAGATATATCTCTTTCTATTGGAGATATTGTGGCCACCCAGGCTAAATCGGGACATGATGTAGGCATGATTACCCTTGCCGGGGAACTCGTGCGTATTCAAATGAAAAAGAAAAAGGTAGCCAATGACGATCAACTTCCAAAGGTCTACCGAAAAGCGACTCAGAAGGACATAGACAAATGGCAGAAGTGCCGGGACAAAGAAGACGAGATCAAAAAGAGATCACGCGAAATGGCCATATTACTCCGATTACAAATGAAAATTTCAGATGTGGAATTTCAGGGAGACGGTTCAAAGGCTACTTTCTACTATACAGCAGACGAACGCGTAGATTTCAGACAATTGATCAAGGACATGGCCAAAGCCTTTGGCATCAGAATTGAAATGAGACAGATTGGGTATAGACAAGAAGCTCAACGTCTCGGGGGAATCGGTTCCTGCGGGAGGGAATTGTGCTGTTCAACCTGGTTGACGGATTTTAGATCGGTAAGCACTTCTGCGGCTCGCTATCAGCAATTGTCATTGAATCCTCAAAAGTTGGCCGGGCAATGTGGCAAATTAAAATGTTGTCTGAATTACGAATTAGATATGTATATGGATGCCTTAAAGGACTTTCCATCTCAGGACAGCAAACTTCACACAGAAAAAGGCACGGCATTTTGCCAGAAAACAGATATCTTCAAAGGACTGTTGTGGTTTTCATATAAAGACGATCCATCTCACTGGCATACGCTCACAAAAGATCAGGTACATGAGATAATCACCAAGAATAAGAAAAAAGAGAAAGTAGCCAGCCTGGAACTTTATGCAGTAGACAACCTGGAAAAGGAAACTACCCTTTTCGAGAATACAGTAGGTCAAGACAGCCTTACCCGTTTTGATCGTCCCAAGAATAAGAATAGAAGGAAGAAGAACAAAAAGAGAAGAAAACATATAAAACCTTCACAAAAAAATGGGTAG
- a CDS encoding rhodanese-related sulfurtransferase, with translation MQLYNTLSAKEREVLIEKAGKERLTISFYKYAHIGNPEIFRNHMFLAWDALEVLGRIYVAHEGINAQLSVPAENFEAFKTHLDSISFLKDVRLNVAIEQDDKSFLKLKVKVRSKIVADGLNDSTFDVTDKGIHVGAETFNELIDDPDTLLVDMRNHYESEIGHFKNAITPDVDTFRDSLDIIEQELSEFKEDKKLVMYCTGGIRCEKASAYYKHKGFKNVYQLEGGIIDYARQVEAKGLENKFLGKNFVFDHRRGERITEDVIAHCHQCGEPCDTHVNCANEACHLLFIQCDTCGEKMDQCCSKQCQEIHALPEEEQKKLRRGKTVSNKIFKKGRSEALLYKKSPETVVKPIFTSR, from the coding sequence ATGCAACTGTACAATACATTAAGTGCGAAGGAAAGGGAAGTTCTCATCGAAAAAGCCGGGAAAGAACGGCTAACTATCTCCTTTTACAAATACGCACACATAGGCAATCCTGAAATTTTCAGAAATCACATGTTCCTTGCCTGGGATGCTCTTGAAGTGCTCGGCCGCATATATGTGGCGCACGAAGGGATCAATGCCCAGCTTTCGGTTCCCGCAGAGAATTTTGAAGCTTTTAAAACTCATTTGGACAGTATCAGTTTTTTAAAAGATGTTCGTTTGAACGTCGCTATTGAACAGGACGATAAATCCTTCCTCAAATTGAAGGTAAAAGTGCGAAGTAAGATTGTTGCTGACGGACTCAATGACTCCACATTTGATGTAACTGACAAAGGCATACACGTTGGTGCTGAAACCTTCAATGAACTCATCGATGATCCGGATACACTCCTGGTGGATATGCGCAATCACTACGAAAGTGAGATTGGACACTTTAAGAATGCAATCACTCCGGATGTGGATACATTCAGAGACTCTCTTGATATCATAGAGCAGGAATTATCTGAGTTTAAGGAAGATAAAAAACTGGTGATGTATTGCACAGGAGGCATACGTTGTGAGAAGGCCAGTGCTTATTACAAGCACAAGGGATTTAAAAATGTCTATCAATTGGAAGGTGGGATTATCGACTACGCCCGACAGGTTGAAGCAAAGGGTTTGGAAAATAAATTCCTGGGTAAAAACTTCGTGTTTGACCATCGCAGGGGAGAGCGTATTACAGAAGATGTAATTGCCCACTGCCACCAATGCGGAGAACCTTGTGACACCCATGTTAACTGTGCCAATGAAGCTTGTCACTTACTGTTTATCCAATGTGATACTTGTGGTGAGAAAATGGATCAATGCTGTTCAAAGCAATGCCAAGAAATACATGCTTTGCCTGAAGAGGAACAGAAAAAACTCAGGAGAGGAAAAACAGTGAGCAACAAGATATTCAAAAAGGGACGCTCTGAAGCTTTGCTGTATAAAAAGAGTCCGGAAACCGTTGTCAAACCCATTTTTACTTCACGTTAA
- a CDS encoding CoA transferase subunit B — translation MLDKNGIAKRIAREVKDGYYVNLGIGIPTLVANFVRSDINVEFQSENGVLGMGPFPFEGEEDADIINAGKQTITTLPGASFFDSALSFGMIRGKHVDLTILGAMEVAENGDIANWKIPGKMVKGMGGAMDLVASAENIIVAMMHTNKAGESKLLKRCTLPLTGVGCVKKIVTNLAVIEVIPDGFQLLERAPGVSVEEIQRATEGKLLITGDIPEMAV, via the coding sequence ATGCTTGACAAAAATGGAATAGCGAAAAGAATTGCCCGGGAAGTAAAAGACGGCTACTACGTTAATCTTGGAATCGGAATCCCTACCCTGGTAGCTAATTTTGTCAGGAGCGATATTAATGTAGAATTCCAAAGTGAAAATGGGGTATTGGGTATGGGTCCTTTTCCCTTCGAAGGGGAAGAGGACGCTGATATTATCAACGCCGGAAAACAGACTATTACAACCCTGCCTGGCGCCTCTTTTTTCGATTCTGCACTGAGTTTTGGTATGATACGGGGGAAACATGTTGACCTTACCATCCTCGGAGCTATGGAAGTAGCTGAAAACGGGGATATAGCCAATTGGAAGATTCCAGGTAAAATGGTTAAGGGAATGGGAGGGGCCATGGATCTGGTGGCTTCCGCGGAAAACATAATCGTGGCCATGATGCATACAAATAAGGCAGGAGAGTCGAAACTGCTTAAACGTTGTACACTTCCCTTGACAGGCGTAGGTTGTGTTAAAAAAATAGTGACGAATCTGGCCGTAATTGAAGTAATTCCCGATGGGTTTCAATTATTGGAAAGGGCTCCGGGAGTATCTGTGGAAGAAATTCAGAGGGCAACTGAGGGCAAACTACTTATCACAGGCGATATACCCGAAATGGCAGTATAA
- a CDS encoding GNAT family N-acetyltransferase, translating to MSLPSDMEILFKPCSDSDLDDLFWISRVTFQIAFEAQNNPEDFAHYINTALSKKTLATELSNPECRFYFVYVKNTLAGFFKLNDGKAQTDIFDNKALELERIYVLEDYQNLGIGRMIIEEALKIAGDAGKTYIWLGVWEENNKAIKFYEDNGFVKFGRHPYYIGQDKQMDWLMKLELSTL from the coding sequence ATGTCCTTACCATCAGATATGGAAATCCTTTTTAAACCTTGTTCTGATTCTGATTTGGATGATCTGTTCTGGATCTCCAGAGTGACTTTTCAAATTGCCTTTGAGGCACAAAATAATCCTGAAGATTTTGCGCACTACATTAATACAGCCCTTTCAAAAAAGACTCTGGCAACGGAGTTATCCAATCCGGAATGTAGATTCTATTTTGTCTATGTAAAGAATACTCTGGCAGGATTTTTTAAGCTCAATGACGGAAAAGCTCAAACAGATATTTTCGATAACAAGGCCCTGGAACTGGAACGCATCTACGTTTTAGAGGATTACCAAAACCTTGGAATAGGTAGAATGATTATTGAAGAAGCCCTGAAGATAGCTGGTGATGCCGGAAAAACATACATTTGGCTTGGGGTTTGGGAAGAGAACAACAAGGCCATCAAATTCTATGAGGACAACGGGTTTGTCAAATTCGGTAGGCACCCCTATTACATTGGCCAAGACAAACAGATGGATTGGTTAATGAAATTAGAATTGTCTACCTTGTAA
- a CDS encoding penicillin-binding protein 1A, protein MAKTKKKSNKTSFFPFIKWFWILFFSGILAVFLVFLLAGWGAFGEMPTFERLENPQTNLATEIISSDGATLGKFYLDDNRTPVAYEDLPPNLVNALVATEDARYYQHSGVDGIGTLRALVFLGQRGGASTISQQLARQLFVGVRSKNLFQAVTQKIKEWVIATRLERNYTKQEIIAMYMNIYDFGYNADGIRSASRIYFGKEPRDLKTEESAVLVGMLKNSSLYNPIRREELVLGRRNTVLSQMEKYDYITEQEKDSLQELKMDINFSPESHREGLATYFRMYLQGYLNDWIKKNPKPVTQEGERDTWNIYLDGLKVYTTIDSRMQKNAEQAVSEHMKRLQAEFFHQNTPERNPTTPFLDLETEEINRILERAMKTSQRWRKMKADGKSEKEIRDSFKEKTEMTVFDWNSDTQEKDTVMTPLDSIRYYKTILRTAMMSMEPQTGHVKAWVGGINYKHFQYDNVIQGARQAGSTFKPFVYAAAIDQLRMSPCDQLPDSQYCIEAGKHGNPEPWCPKNSDGKYSGDMYTLKRALANSVNTVTAQLIDQVGPKPVVSIVKNLGLSREILEVPSIALGTPDFNVYEMVGAYGTFANQGVYVKPVMVTRIEDKNGTVLYEYVPETKDVLSKEVSYAMINLLEGVTEGGSGTRLRHNFNKNETVYKEIITGYPYEFTNPIAGKTGTTQNQSDGWFMGMVPNLVTGVWVGGEERATHFKSITYGQGASMALPIWGLYMKKNYADEELGVSKEEFVAPENMSINLDCNKVTEVNEETDDLEDDLGDLDF, encoded by the coding sequence ATGGCAAAGACCAAAAAAAAATCTAATAAAACTTCATTCTTCCCTTTTATTAAATGGTTCTGGATTCTTTTTTTCAGTGGGATCCTGGCCGTTTTTCTCGTTTTTCTTCTAGCCGGTTGGGGTGCGTTTGGTGAAATGCCGACCTTCGAAAGACTCGAAAACCCGCAGACTAATCTGGCCACGGAAATCATCTCTTCTGATGGGGCTACCTTAGGAAAGTTTTACCTCGACGACAACAGAACCCCTGTTGCTTATGAGGACCTGCCCCCCAATTTGGTAAATGCGCTTGTAGCTACAGAAGACGCTCGGTATTATCAACATTCCGGTGTCGATGGAATAGGAACGTTGAGAGCCTTGGTTTTCCTCGGACAACGAGGTGGAGCCAGTACCATTTCACAACAATTGGCGAGACAACTTTTTGTAGGAGTTCGATCCAAAAATCTGTTTCAGGCAGTTACCCAGAAAATCAAGGAATGGGTTATTGCAACCCGATTGGAGCGAAATTATACCAAGCAGGAGATCATAGCGATGTATATGAATATCTATGACTTTGGTTACAACGCAGACGGAATACGGTCTGCATCTCGAATATATTTTGGCAAAGAACCCCGGGATTTAAAGACAGAAGAATCTGCCGTACTCGTTGGGATGTTAAAAAATTCTTCGCTCTACAATCCTATCAGAAGGGAGGAATTAGTTCTGGGCCGGAGAAACACGGTGCTTTCTCAAATGGAGAAGTACGACTATATAACAGAGCAGGAAAAAGATTCCCTGCAAGAGTTAAAAATGGACATTAATTTTAGTCCGGAATCTCACCGGGAAGGCCTGGCCACTTACTTCAGGATGTATTTACAGGGATACCTGAACGACTGGATTAAAAAGAACCCAAAACCGGTCACCCAGGAAGGTGAACGCGACACCTGGAATATTTACCTGGATGGTTTGAAGGTGTACACAACTATAGATTCGAGGATGCAAAAAAATGCGGAGCAAGCTGTATCAGAACATATGAAACGCCTGCAAGCCGAATTTTTCCATCAAAACACTCCTGAGCGGAATCCCACTACTCCTTTTCTCGATTTGGAGACAGAGGAAATCAACCGGATTCTGGAACGAGCGATGAAAACCTCGCAACGATGGCGCAAGATGAAAGCGGATGGCAAGAGCGAAAAGGAGATAAGAGATTCCTTCAAAGAGAAAACGGAAATGACTGTTTTCGACTGGAATAGTGATACTCAGGAAAAGGATACTGTAATGACCCCTCTGGATTCTATCCGGTATTACAAGACCATTTTAAGGACTGCGATGATGTCCATGGAGCCACAAACAGGACATGTTAAAGCCTGGGTTGGTGGGATTAATTACAAACACTTTCAATATGACAACGTAATACAGGGAGCAAGACAGGCAGGTTCTACCTTTAAACCTTTTGTGTATGCCGCTGCCATTGACCAATTGCGGATGTCACCCTGCGACCAGTTGCCTGACAGCCAATATTGTATCGAAGCAGGGAAACACGGTAATCCCGAGCCCTGGTGTCCTAAAAACTCAGATGGGAAATACTCGGGCGATATGTATACCTTGAAACGCGCTCTGGCCAACTCCGTGAATACCGTCACCGCACAATTGATCGATCAGGTCGGCCCTAAACCTGTGGTGTCCATTGTAAAAAATTTGGGCCTGAGCAGAGAGATTCTCGAAGTGCCGTCTATAGCCTTAGGTACTCCAGACTTTAATGTATACGAAATGGTTGGGGCCTACGGAACTTTTGCAAATCAGGGGGTGTATGTGAAGCCGGTAATGGTTACCAGAATTGAAGATAAAAATGGAACCGTGCTCTATGAATACGTCCCGGAGACCAAAGACGTTCTGAGTAAGGAGGTTTCTTATGCCATGATTAATTTGCTGGAGGGTGTTACTGAAGGCGGATCGGGAACCCGACTAAGGCATAATTTCAACAAGAATGAAACGGTCTACAAAGAGATAATCACGGGTTACCCCTATGAGTTTACAAACCCCATCGCAGGAAAAACCGGTACTACACAAAACCAAAGTGACGGATGGTTTATGGGGATGGTGCCCAATCTGGTCACAGGAGTATGGGTTGGAGGGGAAGAAAGGGCCACCCACTTTAAATCGATCACCTATGGGCAGGGAGCATCTATGGCTCTCCCAATATGGGGATTGTATATGAAAAAGAATTATGCTGATGAGGAACTGGGTGTGTCAAAAGAGGAGTTTGTGGCCCCTGAAAACATGTCTATCAATCTTGACTGTAATAAAGTCACTGAAGTAAACGAGGAGACAGACGACCTGGAAGACGACCTTGGCGATCTCGATTTTTAA
- a CDS encoding CoA transferase subunit A, with amino-acid sequence MIPKKVNGPKEALEGVKDGMNLMLGGFGLCGIPENAIAELVKLGVKDLTCISNNAGVDDFGLGLLLQKRQVKKMISSYVGENDEFERQMLSGELEVELTPQGTLAEKCRAAQAGFPAVYTPAGFGTEVAHGKETRDFGGKMYVLEYAYEADFAFVKAWKGDEAGNLIFKGTARNFNPCMCGAAKITVAEVEELLPAGALDPNEIHIPGIFVQRIFQGEKYEKRIEQRTVRSRS; translated from the coding sequence ATGATCCCGAAAAAAGTAAATGGTCCGAAAGAAGCACTGGAAGGGGTTAAAGATGGAATGAACTTGATGCTCGGAGGATTTGGTTTATGTGGTATTCCTGAAAACGCCATAGCTGAATTAGTGAAACTGGGCGTAAAAGACCTTACGTGTATCAGTAATAATGCCGGGGTTGATGACTTTGGTTTAGGACTGCTATTGCAAAAGCGCCAGGTTAAAAAGATGATCTCTTCCTATGTTGGAGAGAATGATGAATTTGAAAGGCAAATGCTCAGTGGAGAGCTTGAAGTTGAATTAACTCCACAGGGAACTCTCGCAGAAAAATGCAGGGCTGCACAGGCGGGTTTTCCTGCCGTTTACACTCCGGCAGGATTTGGAACAGAAGTGGCGCATGGGAAAGAAACCAGAGATTTTGGGGGTAAAATGTATGTATTGGAATACGCTTATGAAGCCGATTTCGCCTTTGTAAAGGCATGGAAGGGCGATGAAGCCGGAAACTTAATATTCAAAGGTACTGCCAGGAATTTTAATCCATGTATGTGTGGTGCCGCTAAAATTACTGTAGCTGAGGTGGAAGAACTCCTGCCCGCCGGCGCTCTTGATCCCAATGAGATCCATATTCCCGGAATATTTGTGCAGAGAATATTCCAGGGTGAAAAGTACGAAAAGAGAATAGAACAGAGAACCGTTAGATCACGAAGCTGA